A window from Diachasmimorpha longicaudata isolate KC_UGA_2023 chromosome 5, iyDiaLong2, whole genome shotgun sequence encodes these proteins:
- the LOC135162290 gene encoding WASH complex subunit 5 → MGDFLAINNACGQNLLRLVSRGNAIIAELMRLKEYVPPIFRLASRAHANKYGSIIMDFAYFKAANVHEQRIENDSTLQELDEHLRENYSDVLTRFYLAFESIHKYVTDLNTYLDELEDGTYIQQSMESVLLNDEGKQLMCESVYLYGVMLLLVDHQFEGHIREKLLVSYYRYHVQRSSSTGVDDVCMLLRSTGFTKSSLKRPSNYPEDYFKRVPIRTSFIDLLLGRLRSDDLYSQTLAFPSPEHRSIASSNQASMLVIILLFQPSVLHSGSAIMREIVDHFFPDNWVISINMGIVINLCDWWLPYKAARAALNNTLETSNLKTLSQSYGRRMKKAIAETEKLQLAVSVEENEIESVVKLIREANVSLHWLLLHTTTPTLLLEESKRARTLRQQVINESKYTPEEALRLLLSAAQIEQDLKQMYKQLLQDKESKWLENKLSCVEKIKDLGEVFGGKRRLEGIETNDCLEKWFREISGHVNSLEQEDLRKIAQLLQALEEVQEFHQLENNLQVSQYLTSTREFLHSMIRTGSITEDNLIALNIMTDCCYAWNIMESFVEIMQLSIKKNPPTVIKLKALFLKMASALETPLLRVNQARSADLASVSQYYSRELESYARRVLQIIPETVFGLLAQIVHLETNIFKEIPTKLYKDKLKEYAQLEERLQMAKLTYAVSVFTNGVLSLRSVSLGVLRVDSHRLLEDGIRQELIKKVTLALHNGLTFDQKNKNSLVAKLNDLANVMEGYRKSFQYIQDYININSLKIWHEEITYIIHVALEDECKDSRWTPGRSWKLLHHDDKTDNSSGEGNGSGSFMGRLAKELIRITDPKTTVYVEHSLAWYELKTQLEVLDHRVFSMILKAIGTPGLFGLDKLLAYYTYVELGNLYKIVGTLRRDKTWGNVMEEVRGIVSNSELWRSNPGRIYSVGAGNGSRAMSQIVEGLLKIGHFQLLRSKIAYELNTACKFEAKHMEAALRTLNAALLLELRRKGDEEVTRAEENKLISELSVRLDWAGISDHLNKTYMNFPEGLEIDLIAFLVTVCYLHKLYYCKNTASLLSKKIQDPVDAVVFTIGAHTLLRQFGEEVMENYVALLCKYVMAFVATEGGKVGSEWEAEGTTIFQYIQLLAKYANLPKSKILDHIPVMIIDHYKKVK, encoded by the exons ATGGGTGATTTTTTAGCAATTAATAACGCATGTGGCCAAAATTTATTACGCCTCGTGTCGAGGGGTAATGCTATCATCGCTGAATTGATGAGACTGAAAGAATACGTTCCTCCCATTTTCAG ATTGGCATCCAGAGCTCACGCTAATAAATATGGATCAATTATCATGGATTTTGCTTACTTCAAAGCAGCAAACGTCCACGAGCAGAGGATCGAGAACGATTCG ACTCTCCAAGAGCTCGACGAACACCTCAGGGAGAATTACTCTGACGTTCTCACACGATTCTACCTAGCCTTCGAGAGTATTCATAAATATGTTACAGATTTGAATACTTACCTCGACGAATTGGAGGATGGGACCTATATTCAACAGTCGATGGAGAGCGTTCTCCTAAATGACGAAGGAAAACAGCTGATG TGCGAGTCGGTGTACCTCTATGGGGTGATGCTGCTGTTGGTGGACCACCAGTTCGAGGGTCACATTCGTGAGAAACTTCTGGTTTCATACTACCGCTACCACGTGCAGCGTTCATCATCCACAGGAGTGGATGACGTCTGCATGTTATTGCGTTCAACCGGTTTCACGAAGTCTTCCCTGAAGCGTCCCTCCAACTATCCAGAGGACTACTTCAAACGAGTTCCCATCCGCACCTCGTTCATCGACCTGTTGCTAGGTCGCCTGCGTTCCGACGACTTGTACAGTCAGACCCTCGCATTCCCCAGTCCCGAGCACAGGAGCATAGCCTCGTCGAATCAAGCCTCGATGTTGGTGATAATCCTTCTCTTCCAGCCGTCAGTCCTGCACTCGGGCTCGGCAATAATGCGAGAAATCGTGGACCATTTTTTCCCGGACAACTGGGTCATCAGTATCAACATGGGGATCGTAATAAACTTGTGCGACTGGTGGCTGCCGTACAAGGCAGCTCGAGCGGCTCTGAACAACACCCTGGAGACATCGAACCTCAAGACTCTCTCCCAAAGTTACGggagaagaatgaaaaaagcgATCGCCGAGACCGAGAAGCTCCAGCTGGCAGTCTCCGTCGAGGAGAACGAGATAGAATCCGTAGTGAAGCTGATCCGAGAGGCCAACGTGTCTCTCCACTGGCTGCTGCTTCACACCACAACGCCCACGCTGCTCCTAGAAGAGTCCAAAAGAGCCAGAACTCTCAGGCAACAGGTGATCAACGAGAGCAAGTATACGCCTGAAGAGGCTTTGCGACTTCTGCTGAGTGCAGCCCAAATAGAGCAGGACTTGAAACAGATGTACAAGCAACTCCTCCAAGACAAGGAGTCCAAGTGGCTGGAGAACAAGCTGTCCTGCGTGGAGAAGATAAAGGATCTGGGGGAGGTGTTCGGTGGTAAACGACGTCTGGAGGGAATCGAGACGAACGACTGCTTGGAGAAGTGGTTCAGGGAGATAAGTGGGCACGTGAACTCCCTGGAGCAAGAGGACCTCCGGAAGATAGCTCAGCTGCTGCAGGCCCTTGAGGAAGTACAGGAGTTTCACCAGCTGGAGAATAATCTTCAGGTCTCGCAGTACCTCACGTCCACCAGGGAGTTTCTCCACAGCATGATCAGGACTGGAAGCATCACTGAAGACAATCTCATCGCTCTCAACATTATGACTGACTGCTGTTACGCATGGAACATTATGGAGAGCTTTGTAGAGATCATGCAGTTGAGCATTAAGAAAAATCCTCCAACGGTGATTAAGCTCAAGGCGTTGTTTTTGAAGATGGCGTCTGCCCTGGAGACACCGCTGCTTCGAGTTAATCAAGCGAGAAGTGCCGATCTGGCGTCTGTTTCCCAGTATTACAGCAGAGAGCTGGAGAGCTACGCCAGGAGGGTTCTCCAGATTATTCCGGAGACTGTGTTTGGCCTGCTGGCGCAGATTGTCCACCTGGAAACGAACATCTTCAAGGAGATCCCGACGAAACTTTATAAAGATAAGCTGAAGGAGTACGCCCAGCTCGAGGAGAGGCTGCAAATGGCAAAGCTGACGTATGCGGTCTCGGTATTCACCAATGGTGTCTTGTCCCTCAGGAGTGTTTCCCTGGGGGTTCTTCGTGTCGACTCCCATCGACTGCTGGAGGACGGCATTCGTCaggagttgataaaaaaagtcACTCTGGCACTTCACAACGGTCTCACCTTTGATCAGAAAAACAAGAACTCCCTCGTGGCTAAACTTAATGACTTGGCCAACGTCATGGAGGGCTACAGAAAATCCTTTCAGTACATCCAGGACTACATTAACATCAACAGCCTCAAGATCTGGCATGAAGAGATCACTTACATCATTCATGTAGCTCTGGAGGACGAGTGCAAGGACTCTAGGTGGACACCTGGCAGGAGCTGGAAACTTTTGCATCATGATGATAAAACTGATAACTCCAGTGGTGAAGGAAATGGCTCTGGGTCATTTATGGGGAGACTCGCCAAAGAGCTCATCAGGATAACAGATCCCAAGACAACGGTTTACGTCGAGCATAGTCTCGCCTGGTACGAGCTGAAGACGCAGCTAGAGGTTCTGGATCACAGGGTCTTCTCCATGATCCTAAAGGCCATTGGGACCCCTGGACTCTTTGGGCTCGACAAGCTCTTAGCTTACTACACTTACGTGGAGCTGGGAAATCTCTACAAGATCGTGGGCACCCTCAGGAGGGACAAGACCTGGGGGAATGTCATGGAGGAGGTCAGGGGAATCGTCAGTAATTCTGAATTATGGAGGAGTAATCCTGGGAGGATTTACTCCGTTGGAGCTGGCAATGGTAGCAGGGCCATGTCACAGATTGTCGAGGGCCTTCTGAAGATCGGACATTTTCAACTCCTCAGGAGCAAAATCGCTTATGAATTGAATACTGCCTGCAAGTTTGAGGCGAAACACATGGAAGCTGCTCTCAGGACTCTCAATGCAGCTCTGCTTCTTGAATTGAGGAGGAAGGGCGATGAGGAGGTCACCAGGGCCGAGGAGAACAAACTCATCAGCGAGCTCAGTGTCAGGCTCGACTGGGCTGGTATCAGCGATCATCTCAATAAGACTTACATGAATTTCCCGGAGGGATTGGAAATCGATCTCATCGCATTTCTCGTCACTGTTTGCTATCTGCATAAATTGTACTACTGTAAAAATACAG CGAGTTTACtcagcaaaaaaattcaagacccTGTGGATGCTGTTGTTTTTACCATTGGGGCTCACACTTTGTTGAGGCAATTTGGCGAGGAAGTTATGGAGAACTATGTTGCCCTTTTGTGTAAATATGTCATGGCGTTCGTCGCGACTGAagg ggGAAAAGTTGGGAGTGAATGGGAGGCTGAGGGGACCACGATCTTCCAATATATTCAGTTGCTCGCGAAATACGCGAATCTTCCGAAATCCAAGATTCTCGATCACATTCCAGTGATGATAATCGATCATTATAAGAAAGTCAAATGa